The Mycolicibacterium parafortuitum nucleotide sequence GTCATCCTGGTGATCTGGCCGCCAGTCGGGCAGTGACATGGCACCGCCTGAGCCCGCCAAGCCCGGACTGCCCGCAGAGCGCACCCTGCTGTCCTGGGAGAGAAGCGCATTCGGATTCCTGGTCGGCGGAGCGCTGATCCTGCTACGTCAGCACGGTCCGCTCGGCCCGGAGCGCGGCTGGCTCGCGATCACCGCGGCGTTGCTCGCCCTACTGGTCCTCGTGCTCGGATACCGGCGGTCCCACCAGATCAGAGCCGGCACGGGGGCCGACGACCGCATGGTCCTCGCCGAGCCTCAGACGGAGGTCGTGCTGATCGGCGCTGCGACGGTCGTCTTCGCGCTGGCCGTGTCCGGGGTGCTGCTGTTCGCCTGGTGAGCGTCAGCCGACCATGCCCAGCTGATGGTCGTCCGGACCTGACGTGTCGATGACGGCAACGTCGATGAAGTCGCGACTCCTTATCGGTCGGTGGACCCGAGAGCGTCGATCGCGGCGCGCAGTTTGGCCGCGGCCTCGTCGGCGACCTCGCGCAGCCCCGGCTGATCTGACACCTGGACCATGATCTGAGGATCCATCGCGTCCACGATCACGGCGTCGCCGCCGGAGGCGGTGTCGGCACGAACCGCGACGTTGCAGGGCAGCAGCAGCCCGATCTGCCGGTCGGCGCTGACCGCACGGTGCGCCAGCGGCGGGTTGCAGGCCCCGAGGATCAGGTAGTCCTCCATGTCCTCACCGAGCTTCGCCTTCAGTGTCGCCTTCATGTCGATCTCGGTGAGCACACCGAAACCTTGTTCCGCCAGGGCTTTCCGGGTGCGTTGGACCGCGTCCTCGAAGGTCGTGTGCAGTGTGGTCGACAGCGCGTAACTCATAGTTCCTCCGTTCTCGTCGTCGTCGACGCCCCGGTCAGGTCAGGCCAGGGCCAGAAAGAGCTTCTCCAGCTCACCTTCGGTCATCGGTTCTTGGCCGTCGGCGGCATCTCCGGTCAGGCACTCCCGCAAACCGGTGGCGACGATCTTGAAGCCGGCCCGGTCCAGAGCCTTCGACACCGCTGCCAGTTGAGTGACGACGTCCTTGCAGTCGCGGCCCTGTTCGATCATCGAGATCACTCCGGCGAGCTGACCCTGCGCCCGGCGCAGCCTGTTGAGCACCGCGGCGATCGCATCCTCGTCACCAACCATGGCATGTATCCCTTCGACAGACGGTACAGCCATGGTACCCGCGGGGGTATTCCCGGTTCCGTGCGCTCGGGGTATAGCGCATCTGCGTTCGGTGGTGTCGACGGTCATGCCGGTGCTCCTCCGGTGGGGTGGCTGCCGGAGGAGAGGCGGCGCAGCGGGCAGTGCGCAGTCCGGGCACAGGCCAGCGTGACGGCTCCGGCGACGGCGGTCAGCGCCGCGGCGGCGATGCCGACCGCCGGATGGATTTCCTGGGCCAGGATCACCGAGGACATCGCAAGGACGAACCAGCCGAATGTCTTTCGAAGGGAATCCGGGTTGACCTTCGCTGTCAGCCGGGCGCCGATGAGGCTGCCCACCACGGCCGCAGCGGTCACCGCGGCCGCCACGGTCCAGTTGATCTGGACGCTGGACAGGTAACCGGCCAGGCCGGCGAACGACTTCATCGCGATCACGATCAGCGAGGTGCCGACCGCGACGGGCATCGGCAGCCCGCCGAGCAGGGCCAGCGCCGGCACCACCAGGAAGCCGCCGCCCGCGCCCACCAGGCCGGTCACCAGACCGACCACCAGACCCTCGGCGACGATCTTGGGCACCGGAAGGCGAGGGCCCTGCGCGGGGGCGTCGACGTTCTTGCGTCCGCGCAGCATGGCCACGGCGGTGGCGATCATCATCACGGCGAAGCCGATCAGCAGGACTGTGCCCGGGATGAACCGGGCGAGCAGTCCGCCCGCGTACGCGCCGGCCATGCCCGCTGCGCCGAAGATGAGGCCGGTGCGCCACTGCACCCGCCCGGCGCGGGCATGGGAGATCGCGCCGACCAGGCTGGTGACGCCGACCACCAGCAGCGAGGTGGCGATCGCCTGCTTGGCGTCCATGCCGCCGACGTAGGCCAGCAACGGCACGGTCAGGATCGACCCGCCGCCGCCGAGCAGTCCGAGCGCAATTCCGACGAAGACGGCAAGGCCGACGGCCAGCGCGATCACCGTTGCACCAACTGGGCGACGACGTTCTGTGCGTCACACGCGTTGCCGCGGTTGTACGGCAGCTTTCCCAGCAGGGTGCCCATGGCGCAGGTGTTGGACACCGCGGCGAAGGTCAGTCCGCCGCCCACGGCGCCGGCGAGCCACTTGAGCTTGGGCACCGCGATGCTGCCCAGGATGCTGGTCAGCACGATCGAGCCGGCCACCAGGCGCACCTGACGCTCGAGGTCCCAGCGCTGCGTCCCGCGGTTGACGGCGAAGCCCTTGGCCTCCCACGCGGTGATGCCGCCGTCGAGGATGTGCACGTTGCACAGCCCGGCCTCGCGCAGCGTGGCCTCGGCCTGGCCGGCGCGCTGACCGGACCTGCAGACCAGGACGACCTGCTGGTCGAGGTGCTTGACGATCTCGTCGCGGTGCTCACGCAGCAGATCCAGCGGCACGTTATAGGAGCCGGCGATATGGGCGGTCTCGAACTCGCCGGGCGTCCGCACGTCGATCACGCGCAGCGCAGCGTCGGAGTTCAGCAATTGGTCGAGGTCGTGGCAGTTGACGGTGGTGGGGATCGAGGGGGCAGACGTCATGTTCGGGGTCCTTTCGGGGTGGGGAGGCGGTTGCCGGTAGATACCGCCGGGGGTATGTTGGCTGTCATGTTACACATACCCCAGGGGGTACCCGCAAGTTGGAATATGCATACCCCCTAGGGTACTTGACATACCCATAGGGGTATCGGCAGTCTGAGACGCAGACGGCTTAACCGATCTACCGAATGAGAGGGCCACCACCATGAAGTTCATCCAGTACTACCTGGACTGCCTGTCGCACGCGTCCTACCTGGTCGCCGACGAAACCACCGGCCGCGCAGTCGTTGTCGACCCGCAGCGCGACATCGCCGAGTACCTGGCCGATGCCGAAGCAAACGGTTACACCATCGAGTTGGTGATCGAGACGCACTTCCATGCCGACTTCTTGTCCGGCCATCTGGAGCTGGCCGAGGCCACCGGCGCCAAGATCGTGTACTCCTCGGTCGCCGAGACCGAGTTCGAGTCCATGGGCGTCGCCGATGGTGAGCGCTACTCGCTGGGTGACGTGACGCTGGAGTTCCGCCACACCCCCGGCCATACCCCGGAGTCGATGAGCATCGTGGTCTACGAGCACGTCGGCGACGAGGTGCCCTACGGGGTGCTGACCGGTGACGCGCTGTTCATCGGCGACGTCGGCCGCCCGGATCTGCTGGCCTCCATCGGATTCACCCGCGAGGAACTGGCCGAGAAGCTCTACGACTCGCTGCACGACAAGCTGATGACGCTGCCCGATGCGACCCGGGTGTTCCCAGCACACGGCGCGGGCTCGGCGTGCGGCAAGAACCTGTCGACCGAGCTGTCGTCGACCATGGGCGAGCAGAAGGCGACCAACTACGCCCTGCGCGCACCGGACAAGGCCACCTTCATGGCGCTGGTCACGGAGGGTCAGCCGCCCGCGCCCGCCTACTTCGTTTACAACGCGGTCCTCAACCGCAAGGGCCGCGAACTGCTGGACGAGACCAAGATGCCCGAGGCGATGACCTACGAGCAGGTGCGTGACGCGATGGCCGGCGGCGCGATCCTGGTCGACGGGCGTGGACCCGAGGAGTTCGCGCTGGGTCACCTGCGCGGCGCGATCAACATCGGGCTGGAGGGCCGCTACGCCGAGTTCGCCGGTTCGGTCGTGCCGACCGACGTCGACATCGTGCTGTTCACCGAGCCCGGAGCCGAGCTCGAAGCCAAGACCAGGCTGGCCCGGATCGGGTTCGACCGGGTGATCGGCTACCTGGAGAATCCGTTCGAGGCGATGTTCGACCACCGCGACGACGTCCAGATGGCGTCCCGGCTGACAGCCCAGGCCTTCGATGAGCGTGCCGCCGCGCTGTCCGACCTGCAGATCGTCGACGTGCGCAACCCCGGCGAGGTCGAGGCCGGTGCCATTCCGCATGCGGTGTCGATTCCGGTGGGGCAGTTGCCTTCCCGGCTGGACGAACTCGACCCGGCCAAGCCGACCGTCGTGTACTGCGCCGGCGGCTACCGGTCCTCGGTCGCGGCCAGTCTGTTGCGACACAACGGATTCGCCGACGTCAGCGACATCCTCGGCGGCTACGGCGCCTGGGACGACGCGCGCCAGAGCGCCTGAGCATCGGGAGGAACAACTGATATGACAACTGCGAAACACACGATCGTCATCGTCGGCGGTGGCACCGCCGGCATCTCGGTGGCCGCCCGGCTGCTGCGCAACGGGCATTCCGACGTCGCGGTCATCGAGCCGTCGGACGTGCACTTCTACCAACCGCTCTGGACATTGGTCGGGGGTGGTCAGGCCAAGGCCTCGACCACTGCCCGGCCGGAGTCCTCGGTGATGCCCAAGGGCGCGACCTGGATCAAGAAGGCCGCCGCATCGGTTGACCCGGATAACAATACGGTCACCTGCACCGACGGCGCGGTTTACGGGTACCACGTACTCGTGGTCTGCCCTGGAATCCAGCTGGACTGGGACCGCACCGAGGGCCTGGCAGAGGCCCTCGGCAAGGACGGGGTGTCGTCGAACTACCGGTTCGACCTGGCGCCGAAGACGTGGCAGTTCATCCGCGGGCTGCGTTCGGGCACAGCGGTCTTCGGGATGCCCTCGGGACCGATCAAATGTGCCGGGGCGCCGCAGAAGATCGCCTACCTGGCCGCCGACTACTGGCGCTCCCAGGGCGTGCTCGACGACATCGACGTTCACCTGGTGGTGCCCACACCACGGTTGTTCGGGATCCCGGCGATCGCCGACAGCCTCGATGAGATCGCGGCCGACTACGGCATCACCGTGCACACGAACTCCGAGGTGACCTCCGTCGACGCCGCTGCCCACAAGGTGGGAGTCACCTCCGGTGCGGACGGTGGATCAGAGGCCATGCTGCCCTACGACGTGCTCCATATGGCGCCGCGGCAATCGGCGCCGGACTGGATCAAGGCGAGCCCGCTGTCGACCGGTGACGCGAACGGCTATGTCGACATCGACAAGCACACGATGCAGCATGTGCGCTATCCCAACGTGTTCAGCCTCGGTGACGCCGGGTCCTCGCCGAACTCCAAGACCGGTGCCGCGATCCGCAAGCAGGCGCCGGTGGTGGTCGACAACATCGAGTCACACCTGGCCGGCCGGCCGCTGACCGCCCGCTACGACGGGTACGGGTCGTGCCCGATCGTCACGTCCTCACACGACATGCTGCTCGCGGAGTTCGACTACGACCTCAACATCACGCCGTCGTTCCCGCTGCTCGACCCTGTCAAGCCGCACCGCGCCTACTGGTATCTCAAGAAGCACGGGCTGCCGTTCATGTACTGGAATCTGATGCTGAAAGGACTGGCCTGACCATGGCCACACAGAACCTGGACTACGACACCTTCGAGTCCACCATCACCGCCAATTCGATTGTGCTGGTCGACTTCTGGGCGTCCTGGTGCGGGCCGTGCCGCGCTTTCGCCCCGGTGTACGAGCGGTCGTCGCAAGCGCATCCGGACGTCGTGCACGCCAAGGTCGACACACAGCACGAACGCGACCTTGCCGCCACGCTGGAGATCACGTCTATCCCGACGGTGATGGCGTTCCGAGACGGTGTGCTCGTCTACCGGCAGGCCGGTGCGATGCATCCGGCCGCGCTGGAGGACCTCATCGGCCGGGTCAAGGCGCTCGACATGGACGACGTGCGGCGGCGGACCGCCGCGCGGAAGGCGGGGTAGCGGCGGCGAGCGGGCACGATGGACCCATGGTTGAACGTGCCCGCGACGAGACCGGCCGGCCCCGCAACACGCGTCCCCGCGATGATCTGGGCCGGCCGCTCCCGCCGGGCAGCGAGGGTGTGCCCCGTATCCCGGACGACCTTTCCCTGACGCCGGCCGGTTTCTTGAACTACGCACAGCAACTGCTCGATGACGGGCGGGCCTTCCACGCCCACGAGGTGCTGGAGGCCGCGTGGAAGAACCGACCGGCCCAGGAGAGACCGCTCTGGCAGGGTCTGGCCCAGCTGGCCGTCGGCGTCACCCACGTTCAGCGCGGTAACCCGGCGGGGGCGGCCGCTCTGCTGCGCCGGGGCGCCGAGCGACTGCGCGAGGTCGACGACCCGGTGCCACACGGTGTGGACACCGCCGGGCTGATCGCCTGGGCGACGGAGCTGGTCGGCGGCCTCGGCGCAGGCGACGGTATCCCTCCGGAGCGGCTCCGGCCGGTCCTGGTCCGGCCGGGCGGCGGTGAAAGTGACTGGCCCGCTTGATCCCCGGCGATGCCACACCCGGTGTGGCAGTGTGGCGGTATGAAGAAGCGCACCGTCGCCGCGCTGGCACCGGCCGCCGCGCTG carries:
- a CDS encoding DUF202 domain-containing protein, encoding MAPPEPAKPGLPAERTLLSWERSAFGFLVGGALILLRQHGPLGPERGWLAITAALLALLVLVLGYRRSHQIRAGTGADDRMVLAEPQTEVVLIGAATVVFALAVSGVLLFAW
- a CDS encoding DUF302 domain-containing protein yields the protein MSYALSTTLHTTFEDAVQRTRKALAEQGFGVLTEIDMKATLKAKLGEDMEDYLILGACNPPLAHRAVSADRQIGLLLPCNVAVRADTASGGDAVIVDAMDPQIMVQVSDQPGLREVADEAAAKLRAAIDALGSTDR
- a CDS encoding metal-sensitive transcriptional regulator; amino-acid sequence: MVGDEDAIAAVLNRLRRAQGQLAGVISMIEQGRDCKDVVTQLAAVSKALDRAGFKIVATGLRECLTGDAADGQEPMTEGELEKLFLALA
- a CDS encoding sulfite exporter TauE/SafE family protein; translated protein: MIALAVGLAVFVGIALGLLGGGGSILTVPLLAYVGGMDAKQAIATSLLVVGVTSLVGAISHARAGRVQWRTGLIFGAAGMAGAYAGGLLARFIPGTVLLIGFAVMMIATAVAMLRGRKNVDAPAQGPRLPVPKIVAEGLVVGLVTGLVGAGGGFLVVPALALLGGLPMPVAVGTSLIVIAMKSFAGLAGYLSSVQINWTVAAAVTAAAVVGSLIGARLTAKVNPDSLRKTFGWFVLAMSSVILAQEIHPAVGIAAAALTAVAGAVTLACARTAHCPLRRLSSGSHPTGGAPA
- a CDS encoding rhodanese-like domain-containing protein, producing MTSAPSIPTTVNCHDLDQLLNSDAALRVIDVRTPGEFETAHIAGSYNVPLDLLREHRDEIVKHLDQQVVLVCRSGQRAGQAEATLREAGLCNVHILDGGITAWEAKGFAVNRGTQRWDLERQVRLVAGSIVLTSILGSIAVPKLKWLAGAVGGGLTFAAVSNTCAMGTLLGKLPYNRGNACDAQNVVAQLVQR
- a CDS encoding MBL fold metallo-hydrolase, whose translation is MKFIQYYLDCLSHASYLVADETTGRAVVVDPQRDIAEYLADAEANGYTIELVIETHFHADFLSGHLELAEATGAKIVYSSVAETEFESMGVADGERYSLGDVTLEFRHTPGHTPESMSIVVYEHVGDEVPYGVLTGDALFIGDVGRPDLLASIGFTREELAEKLYDSLHDKLMTLPDATRVFPAHGAGSACGKNLSTELSSTMGEQKATNYALRAPDKATFMALVTEGQPPAPAYFVYNAVLNRKGRELLDETKMPEAMTYEQVRDAMAGGAILVDGRGPEEFALGHLRGAINIGLEGRYAEFAGSVVPTDVDIVLFTEPGAELEAKTRLARIGFDRVIGYLENPFEAMFDHRDDVQMASRLTAQAFDERAAALSDLQIVDVRNPGEVEAGAIPHAVSIPVGQLPSRLDELDPAKPTVVYCAGGYRSSVAASLLRHNGFADVSDILGGYGAWDDARQSA
- a CDS encoding NAD(P)/FAD-dependent oxidoreductase produces the protein MTTAKHTIVIVGGGTAGISVAARLLRNGHSDVAVIEPSDVHFYQPLWTLVGGGQAKASTTARPESSVMPKGATWIKKAAASVDPDNNTVTCTDGAVYGYHVLVVCPGIQLDWDRTEGLAEALGKDGVSSNYRFDLAPKTWQFIRGLRSGTAVFGMPSGPIKCAGAPQKIAYLAADYWRSQGVLDDIDVHLVVPTPRLFGIPAIADSLDEIAADYGITVHTNSEVTSVDAAAHKVGVTSGADGGSEAMLPYDVLHMAPRQSAPDWIKASPLSTGDANGYVDIDKHTMQHVRYPNVFSLGDAGSSPNSKTGAAIRKQAPVVVDNIESHLAGRPLTARYDGYGSCPIVTSSHDMLLAEFDYDLNITPSFPLLDPVKPHRAYWYLKKHGLPFMYWNLMLKGLA
- the trxA gene encoding thioredoxin, with product MATQNLDYDTFESTITANSIVLVDFWASWCGPCRAFAPVYERSSQAHPDVVHAKVDTQHERDLAATLEITSIPTVMAFRDGVLVYRQAGAMHPAALEDLIGRVKALDMDDVRRRTAARKAG
- a CDS encoding DUF309 domain-containing protein; the encoded protein is MVERARDETGRPRNTRPRDDLGRPLPPGSEGVPRIPDDLSLTPAGFLNYAQQLLDDGRAFHAHEVLEAAWKNRPAQERPLWQGLAQLAVGVTHVQRGNPAGAAALLRRGAERLREVDDPVPHGVDTAGLIAWATELVGGLGAGDGIPPERLRPVLVRPGGGESDWPA